The Thermonema lapsum sequence GGCACTTTCGACACGCTCAAAGACATAGAAGAGGCACAAACAGGCATGCCGTGTGATGAAATTACTTTTTCCCAATTTGAAAAAATCCATTGGCAACTACTCAAGAAAAACAGGCAGGAGCGCCTAAACATAGCCGGCATGTCCGAAATGCGTGTCGATATGATTGTTGTCGCTTCCATACTTCTGCACTATGTCATGCACCAAGTCGGGCTTTCTTACCTCAAAGTGTCGTTATATGCTCTAAAAGAGGGGGTTTTGTTTAAAAAATTAACTCACTTATTGACTACATAAACAGCTTTTTGTACCTTTGTGCTAAGACAGATCTCTTGTAAAGAGGGGTAGCAATACCCCTCTTTTGCTTATAGCATCGGCAAAACAAAATATAGGAAGGTATGGAGGTACAAGAATTAAAGGAGCGCATCCGGGCATGCATCATGCCCCTTATTCAAGAACCCTATTATCTGGTGGATATAGAGGTAAAGCCCTTTCGACGCAAAACGCGTGTAGCTATCTTCGTAGATACCGATACAGGCATTCAAATAGATGAGTGTGCGGAATTGAGCCGCCAAATTGGGGATTTGTTAGACCAAATCGCAGAGCTGGACGAAGGTTACACCCTGGAGGTATCGTCGCCTGGCTTAGACCGCCCGCTAAGCGGAGAACGCCAATTCCGCAAAAATATAGGGCGGCACGTATCGGTGCACCTTACCGGCAACAAACAACTGCTTGCCCGACTCGAAGCCTACACCGCTACAAGCTTGCAGCTCACCCAATTGGAGCCACACCCCACTGCCAAAGGCAAGTGGAAAGAAACCCCCATCGAGGTAAAGCTCGAAGACGTAGAAGCAATATATGTTGTTGTTGAATAAAAAGATAAGATATGATTGATAACAGAGAATTAACCGAATCGTTCATGGAGCTGGCGCGTGCCAAAGGCATTGACCGCCCCACCATGATTCGTATCATAGAAGATGTGTTTCGCACTATGATACGCAAGCAATACGGCGATGACTCTAACTTCGATGTCATCATCAACTCCGACGGCGACCTTGAAATATTCCGCTATCGTGAAATAGTGCCCGACGATTCCCCCGAACTGGCTGATGACAACACCAAAATCAGTCTTTCAGAGGCACGCAAAATAGAAGCAGACTTTGAGGTAGGCGAAGAAATTGCCGAACCCATCGACCCTCAGAACTTTGGACGGCGTGTCATCATGACCGGGCGCCAAACGCTCATTCAAAAAATAAAAGACTGGGAAAAAGAACGCATGTTCTTGAAATACAAAGACCTGGTCGGCACCATCGTTACCGGAGAAGTGTACCAAGTCTTGCGCAACCGTGACCTTATTGTCCTTGACAATGAAGACAACGAATTGCTTTTGCCTCGCAATCAGCAAATTCCCAAGGACCGTTACCGCAAGGGCGATACCATCCGTGCCATTGTAGACAAAGTAGAGCTCATCCATGGCTCGCCGAAAGTCATTTTGTCTCGGACCTCCCCCGTATTTCTCGAACGCCTCTTCGAACAGGAAGTACCCGAAGTCGCCGACGGTATCATAGCCATACGCAAGGTAGTGCGTGAACCCGGCGAACGTGCCAAAGTAGCCGTGGAATCGTTCGATGACCGCATCGACCCCGTAGGCGCTTGTGTGGGCATGCGCGGTTCTCGCATCCACGCCATCGTGCGCGAGCTAAACAACGAAAACATAGACGTCATCAACTATACCGATAACTTGGAACTGCTCATTGCCCGTGCTTTGGCACCCGCCAAGCTTTCAGCCGTCAAGCTCGAAGAAAATGGACGCGTTTCAGTTTACTTGAAATTAGACCAAGTGCCTTTGGCTATCGGTAAAAACGGACTCAACATTAAACTTGCCGGCAAGCTCATAGGCAGGGAAATAGATGTATTTCGTGAAATGGATGAAGAAGATGAGGAAGATGTGGACTTGAGAGAGTTCCAAGACGAAATAGAAGAGTGGATTATCGAGGAGTTCCGCAAGGTGGGCTTCGATACTGCCAAAAGCGTTTTGGCAGTGCCCAAAGAAGACTTGGTACGCCGCACCGACCTCGAAGAAGAAACCATCGACTACGTGCTGGACATATTGCGTAAAGAATTCGAGTAAAATAGACTTAGGACCTCTTCGTGCTTGCCTCACATTTTCAGAAGTGAAGAGGTCCTGCGTTTTTAATACCAAATTAAATTGTGTAAATTTGCGTTGATTCCTGCAACAGGGTCACTGTAAATAAAATCATTAAGGAACAGTATATGAGGCTTAGTCAGGCTGCAAGAAAACTCAACACCGCAACTACTACCATCGTGGAATTTCTCAAAGAGAAGGGCCACGAAGTGGAAAATAATCCCAATGCAAAAATTACCGATGAGCAATTTCAGTTGTTGGTAAAAGAATTTCAAGACGCTGCGCTTGAAAAACAAGAAGCCTCAACCAAAACCATTCGTCATATAGACAAAACCGTGGTCATCAAATCCGATGACCAAACAGGCAAAGCTACCATAGACGAAGAAGAGGAGGAGGAAGAAGAGCTAATCGTCAAGAGCAGCGAGCCGAAGGTTACCCCTCCAAGCTCTAAGCCCCAAGCTAAAAAAGACAAGCCACAAGAGCAGAAAGAAAACATAGAGGATAAAGAAGCCAAAGCAGATGCTTCGACCGAAGAAGCTATTGAGCGCCCCAAAGTAGGCTTGAAGGTGCTGGGCAAAATAGACTTGGATGCTATAGAGAAGAAATCTTCCAAAAAAGAAAAAGGCAAGCAAAAAAGCAGCGCAAAGAAAGAAGAAGTCAAAAAGCAAAAAGAAAGCACCCCTGTTGCAGACGTAAAAGCCAACCCTGTTCCTTCGGCTGAAAAACAAACACAAGAGACTGCCTCTTCTGCTAAAAAAGAAAAAGAGGAAGCAACGCCTAAAAAAGAGGAACCCCAAAAGCAAGCTAAACAAGAGCAGCAGCCCATTGTAGAAAAACAGATGGAGAAAGAACAAATAACAGTTCAACCTAAGCAAGAGGAAGAGCCCATTGCCCAAGAAAACAAAGAGGCAACCGATACCGAACAAGAAAATGTCATCCGCGGCAAAGCAGAAAAACTTGAAGGCTTGAAAGTATTGGGAAAAATAGAACTACCCGACACAAGCAAAAAGAAGAAAGCCAAGCCCATTGCCTCTTCCGACGAGAAAAAGCGCAGTCGAGTACGTATTAAGAAAAACAAAAAAGACAGCGACAACAATAAAAAAACAGACAACCTCCAGGCAAAAGACAATCGAAATCAAGACCGTAAATCGCATCGCAACAAGAAAAAAGCCGTAGAGAAGAAGGAAATCAGCAGCAAGGAGGTAAAAGAACAACTCAAAGCCACCTTAGCTAAGATAAGTGGTGCTGGGAAGAAAAAAACCATACGTAAGCGCAAAGAAAAAGTAGAGATAGAAGGGCAAGACGTAGAAAAGAATGTATTGCAAGTAACCGAATTCATTTCTACTGCTGAGCTTGCCAACTTGATGGATGTGCCCGTCAATGAAGTAATCACCAAATGCATACAGTCGGGTATCTTCGTATCTATCAACCAGCGCCTCGAGGCAGATATCATCGAACTCATAGCTGCCGAATATGGCTATGATGTGGAGTTTATCAGTGCAGAAGAAGAAATAGCAGTAGAAATAGAAGAAGAAGAGGACAACCCAGAAGATTTGGTGCCACGCCCGCCGGTAGTTACCGTCATGGGGCACGTGGACCACGGGAAAACCTCTTTGCTCGACTATATACGAAACACCAACGTGACGGCAAAAGAAGCCGGTGGTATCACCCAGCACATTGGTGCTTACAGTGTAACCACCGCCGATGGTAAAAAAATTACTTTCCTTGACACGCCCGGTCACGAAGCCTTTACTGCTATGCGTGCTCGTGGTGCAAAAGTAACCGACGTTGCCATCATCGTGGTAGCTGCCGACGATAGCGTGATGCCTCAAACCATCGAAGCCATCAACCACGCACAGGCTGCCGGCGTGCCTATTGTCATTGCCATCAACAAAATAGACAAACCCACCGCCAACCCCGACAGAATAAAAGAGCAGTTGGCTAAAATCAATATTCTGGTTGAAGAATGGGGCGGTCCTTATCAGTGTCAGCATGTATCTGCCAAAACAGGCGAAGGCATTGACGAACTGCTCGAAAAAGTATTGCTTGAAGCAGAATTGCTAGAACTGAAAGCCAACCCCAAACGCAAAGCTTCCGGAACTGTCATCGAAGCAGCCCTTGACAAAGGCAAAGGCTACGTGGCTACCCTCTTGGTTCAAAACGGCACCTTGCATGTGGGCGACATCGTGCTGGCGGGCACTCACTATGGGCGCGTGAAAGCGATGACCGACCACACCGGCAAAAGACTCAAAGAAGCAGGTCCTTCCACCCCCGTTCAGGTTTTAGGCTTGAACGGAGCGCCCCAAGCCGGCGATAAGTTCAATGTGATGGAAAGCGACAAAGAAGCGCGCGAAATAGCCAACAAGCGCGAGCAAATTTTGCGTGAGCAACGCATTCGTGCAAGCGAACGCATCTCGCTCGAAACCCTGAGCCGCCGCCGCGCCTTGGGCGACTACAAGCAGCTGAACCTTATCGTGAAAGGCGACGTGGACGGTTCGGTAGAAGCCTTGAGCGATGCCCTGCTGAAACTGTCCAAACCCGATGAAATAGAAGTGCGTATCGTACACCGGGGGGTAGGACAAATCACAGAATCGGATGTAAACCTTGCTGCCGTATCCGATGCCATCATCATCGGCTTCCAAGTGCGTCCTTCAGCCAATGCCAAAAAACTGGCAGAGCAAGAGCATGTGGAAATACGCCTCTACTCTGTGATTTATGACGTCATCAATGAGGTGAAAGACGCAATGGAAGGCATGTTGGCACCTACCGTAGAAGAAGTGATTGTGGGCAACGCCGAAGTGCGCGAAGTATTCCACATCTCGAAAGTAGGCACCGTAGCCGGCTGTTACGTAACTGATGGTTATATCAAACGGAACCTGCCAATTCGCGTAGTGCGCCAAGGTACTGTTATCCACAGCGGCGAGCTGGCAAGCTTGAAACGATTCAAAGACGACGTATCGGAAGTAAAAGCCGGCTTTGAATGTGGCTTGGCAATAAAGAGCTTCAACGATATACAAGTAGGCGACATCATTGAGGTATTCGAACGCCGCGAGGTAAAACGAACCTTAGAATAGTCCAACCAAGCTATCATACACAAAAGTGGGGTACACAAGCCCCACTTTTTTTATTCCGCTAAGTCCCTGAGCAAGTCGCTTTAACGTATCCATAAAAAAAGAAGCACCCATATTCTTCACTCAATACCCACTCCAGCGAAGCGAATACCATGCAATCCGGGGAGCAGCATGCCATTGCCAAGAGGCATCGCTTTGGACAAAAGCAGCCACTAAAGCTACACGCTGCCAAGCTGTTGTAACATCCACCTCTACTGAGAACTGCAACTGTGCCATACTAATAAGAGGTGCAACTAGCAAGCATGC is a genomic window containing:
- the infB gene encoding translation initiation factor IF-2, translating into MRLSQAARKLNTATTTIVEFLKEKGHEVENNPNAKITDEQFQLLVKEFQDAALEKQEASTKTIRHIDKTVVIKSDDQTGKATIDEEEEEEEELIVKSSEPKVTPPSSKPQAKKDKPQEQKENIEDKEAKADASTEEAIERPKVGLKVLGKIDLDAIEKKSSKKEKGKQKSSAKKEEVKKQKESTPVADVKANPVPSAEKQTQETASSAKKEKEEATPKKEEPQKQAKQEQQPIVEKQMEKEQITVQPKQEEEPIAQENKEATDTEQENVIRGKAEKLEGLKVLGKIELPDTSKKKKAKPIASSDEKKRSRVRIKKNKKDSDNNKKTDNLQAKDNRNQDRKSHRNKKKAVEKKEISSKEVKEQLKATLAKISGAGKKKTIRKRKEKVEIEGQDVEKNVLQVTEFISTAELANLMDVPVNEVITKCIQSGIFVSINQRLEADIIELIAAEYGYDVEFISAEEEIAVEIEEEEDNPEDLVPRPPVVTVMGHVDHGKTSLLDYIRNTNVTAKEAGGITQHIGAYSVTTADGKKITFLDTPGHEAFTAMRARGAKVTDVAIIVVAADDSVMPQTIEAINHAQAAGVPIVIAINKIDKPTANPDRIKEQLAKINILVEEWGGPYQCQHVSAKTGEGIDELLEKVLLEAELLELKANPKRKASGTVIEAALDKGKGYVATLLVQNGTLHVGDIVLAGTHYGRVKAMTDHTGKRLKEAGPSTPVQVLGLNGAPQAGDKFNVMESDKEAREIANKREQILREQRIRASERISLETLSRRRALGDYKQLNLIVKGDVDGSVEALSDALLKLSKPDEIEVRIVHRGVGQITESDVNLAAVSDAIIIGFQVRPSANAKKLAEQEHVEIRLYSVIYDVINEVKDAMEGMLAPTVEEVIVGNAEVREVFHISKVGTVAGCYVTDGYIKRNLPIRVVRQGTVIHSGELASLKRFKDDVSEVKAGFECGLAIKSFNDIQVGDIIEVFERREVKRTLE
- a CDS encoding ribosome maturation factor RimP; translation: MEVQELKERIRACIMPLIQEPYYLVDIEVKPFRRKTRVAIFVDTDTGIQIDECAELSRQIGDLLDQIAELDEGYTLEVSSPGLDRPLSGERQFRKNIGRHVSVHLTGNKQLLARLEAYTATSLQLTQLEPHPTAKGKWKETPIEVKLEDVEAIYVVVE
- the nusA gene encoding transcription termination factor NusA — protein: MIDNRELTESFMELARAKGIDRPTMIRIIEDVFRTMIRKQYGDDSNFDVIINSDGDLEIFRYREIVPDDSPELADDNTKISLSEARKIEADFEVGEEIAEPIDPQNFGRRVIMTGRQTLIQKIKDWEKERMFLKYKDLVGTIVTGEVYQVLRNRDLIVLDNEDNELLLPRNQQIPKDRYRKGDTIRAIVDKVELIHGSPKVILSRTSPVFLERLFEQEVPEVADGIIAIRKVVREPGERAKVAVESFDDRIDPVGACVGMRGSRIHAIVRELNNENIDVINYTDNLELLIARALAPAKLSAVKLEENGRVSVYLKLDQVPLAIGKNGLNIKLAGKLIGREIDVFREMDEEDEEDVDLREFQDEIEEWIIEEFRKVGFDTAKSVLAVPKEDLVRRTDLEEETIDYVLDILRKEFE